A region from the Salifodinibacter halophilus genome encodes:
- a CDS encoding DUF2891 domain-containing protein, producing MFHLDTKNADYLATIALGHVEREFPNHITHMMNGAEDAARPCHLHPIFFGSFDWHSCVHSYWLLARLAAGDALSPDRRNAVIDLFERRITAAAVAAETAYFDPPGRVGFERPYGWAWLVKLASELARHPEPSLQSASRRLAPLADRVLSLWHAYWPKQSYPIRAGVHSNSAFATVLGLDYAEAAGDEPMAMLLRQQARAWYGDDRNQPAWEPGGDEFLSPALIEALAMQRVLTHSEFSDWFRAYLPRLEAGEPATLFEPALVTDRTDGKLAHLDGLNLTRGWCWYELADNLPAGDPRISIMQETGERHLEAGLAHLETDYMGSHWLSSFALLALEAVSGN from the coding sequence ATGTTTCACCTTGATACAAAAAACGCCGATTATTTGGCCACCATCGCGCTCGGCCATGTTGAGCGTGAGTTTCCAAATCACATCACGCATATGATGAATGGCGCCGAGGATGCAGCCCGGCCTTGTCACCTGCATCCAATTTTTTTCGGCAGCTTCGATTGGCATTCATGCGTTCATAGTTACTGGCTGCTCGCCCGTCTGGCAGCGGGCGATGCACTGTCCCCTGACAGGCGTAATGCCGTTATCGACTTATTTGAACGGCGTATAACGGCGGCCGCTGTGGCCGCTGAGACCGCCTATTTCGATCCGCCAGGGCGAGTTGGTTTTGAACGCCCCTATGGTTGGGCCTGGCTCGTCAAATTGGCTTCGGAGCTGGCGCGCCACCCCGAGCCATCGTTGCAATCTGCCAGCCGCCGTCTGGCGCCACTGGCCGACCGTGTTCTCTCGCTCTGGCACGCGTACTGGCCGAAGCAGAGTTACCCGATACGCGCTGGCGTTCATAGCAATAGTGCATTTGCGACCGTTCTGGGCTTGGATTATGCCGAAGCAGCTGGTGACGAGCCGATGGCAATGCTGCTACGCCAGCAAGCTCGTGCTTGGTATGGGGACGATCGCAACCAACCGGCCTGGGAGCCCGGCGGGGACGAATTTTTATCGCCTGCGCTGATCGAGGCACTGGCCATGCAGCGTGTATTGACCCATAGCGAATTCAGCGATTGGTTCCGAGCCTATTTGCCAAGATTAGAAGCGGGTGAGCCCGCCACTTTGTTTGAACCGGCTCTGGTTACTGATCGGACGGATGGCAAGTTAGCTCATCTGGATGGTCTGAATCTAACGCGAGGCTGGTGCTGGTATGAATTAGCCGATAACTTGCCGGCTGGCGATCCTCGCATTTCCATAATGCAAGAAACCGGCGAGCGCCATCTGGAAGCTGGCTTGGCTCACCTGGAAACTGACTATATGGGCAGCCATTGGTTGTCCAGTTTTGCCTTACTCGCATTGGAAGCTGTAAGTGGAAACTAA
- a CDS encoding DUF979 domain-containing protein produces the protein MIDLSTLYVLNGLFFAAVAIINVLDSENPRRYRNACFWGINAIILIFGGWLSAFVAGCLVIASALCVAFGGLGVSRRPTHNEADRQAGSARFGAWLFVPALAVPLITLAGALGYQYVTIGGKPLVAPDNVTLIALGTGALVALLLALTMLRQRPAKALAEGRRLLDIIGWAAVLPQLLAALGAIFAMAGVGNIVANLITTVIPMTDHLVVVATYCLGMAFFTIIMGNAFAAFPVMTAGIGLPFIVNAMHGDPAVMAAIGMLSGFCGTLVTPMAANFNIVPAALLELPDQHAVIKVQFPTAVLMLVANIALMYFLVFRV, from the coding sequence GTGATTGATCTGTCGACGCTGTACGTACTCAATGGACTTTTCTTTGCCGCGGTCGCGATAATCAATGTTTTGGATAGCGAGAATCCGCGGCGTTACCGGAATGCCTGTTTCTGGGGCATCAACGCGATCATCCTCATTTTTGGTGGCTGGCTAAGTGCTTTTGTCGCTGGTTGTTTGGTGATTGCGTCCGCTCTGTGTGTGGCTTTTGGTGGTCTGGGCGTGTCTCGGCGGCCCACCCACAACGAAGCGGATCGGCAAGCGGGCTCAGCACGCTTTGGCGCTTGGTTGTTTGTTCCGGCACTGGCAGTGCCGCTGATTACTTTGGCAGGAGCTTTGGGGTATCAATATGTGACGATTGGCGGTAAGCCCTTGGTTGCACCTGACAATGTGACCTTGATCGCGTTAGGCACGGGGGCACTCGTTGCTCTGCTGCTGGCACTTACGATGCTGCGCCAGCGACCGGCGAAAGCACTGGCCGAGGGGCGTCGGCTACTGGATATTATCGGCTGGGCCGCGGTGCTGCCTCAATTGCTGGCTGCATTAGGCGCGATTTTCGCCATGGCAGGTGTGGGCAATATCGTTGCCAACCTGATCACGACCGTCATTCCCATGACCGACCATCTAGTCGTGGTGGCCACCTACTGTCTCGGTATGGCCTTTTTCACCATCATCATGGGTAATGCCTTTGCTGCTTTCCCGGTCATGACCGCCGGTATCGGCCTCCCTTTCATCGTAAACGCGATGCACGGCGACCCAGCGGTTATGGCGGCGATCGGCATGCTTTCGGGTTTTTGTGGGACCTTGGTCACGCCTATGGCAGCCAATTTCAATATCGTGCCGGCGGCTTTGCTAGAGCTTCCGGATCAGCATGCCGTAATCAAGGTGCAATTCCCCACGGCGGTCCTGATGCTGGTGGCTAATATTGCCCTGATGTATTTCCTTGTCTTTCGCGTTTAA
- the lipA gene encoding lipoyl synthase, with the protein MSEFKGIPVTSGQKVEKPNGTRAIKDGMKARAQNSAPNGKKPDWLRAPLPSGDKYGEVKANVRKHGLATVCEESMCPNIGECWSHGTATIMIMGDTCTRACKFCAVDTGNPRGWLDAGEPEHCADSVEIMGLNYVVLTSVDRDDLPDGGAQHYADCVAAVKKRCPGTRVEALTPDFDGKYEHVDTVVDSGLEVFAQNVETVERLTHVVRDPRAGYRQTLDVLEHAKAHKPDVLTKTSVMLGLGETEDEIAEVLDDLAAVGVDIVTFGQYLRPTVNHLPIDRYVPPNDFAKYRQWGLSRGFLEVVSGPLVRSSYRADRVFDQNNAGLEQTA; encoded by the coding sequence ATGAGTGAATTCAAAGGAATCCCGGTGACGTCCGGGCAGAAAGTTGAAAAGCCGAACGGTACGCGCGCCATCAAGGATGGAATGAAGGCGCGTGCGCAAAATAGCGCGCCCAACGGCAAAAAACCCGACTGGCTGCGCGCGCCACTGCCGAGTGGTGACAAATACGGCGAAGTCAAAGCCAATGTGCGCAAGCACGGGCTGGCCACGGTCTGTGAGGAGTCGATGTGCCCGAACATCGGCGAGTGTTGGAGCCACGGCACGGCGACCATCATGATCATGGGCGACACGTGCACGCGGGCCTGTAAATTTTGTGCTGTCGACACAGGCAACCCGCGCGGCTGGCTGGATGCCGGCGAGCCCGAGCATTGTGCCGATTCAGTCGAAATCATGGGTCTGAACTACGTCGTGCTGACGTCGGTTGACCGTGATGATTTGCCCGACGGCGGCGCACAGCACTACGCCGATTGTGTGGCAGCGGTTAAAAAACGTTGCCCGGGCACGCGTGTGGAAGCGTTGACTCCGGATTTCGACGGCAAGTATGAGCACGTCGACACGGTCGTGGACTCGGGGCTGGAAGTTTTCGCCCAAAACGTCGAAACGGTCGAGCGCCTGACCCATGTCGTGCGCGATCCACGCGCTGGTTATCGCCAGACGCTGGACGTGCTTGAACACGCCAAGGCACATAAACCGGATGTGCTGACCAAAACCAGTGTGATGCTGGGCCTCGGTGAGACCGAAGATGAGATCGCCGAAGTACTCGACGATCTGGCGGCGGTCGGCGTCGACATCGTCACTTTCGGCCAATATTTGCGGCCGACAGTCAATCATCTGCCGATCGACCGCTATGTGCCGCCGAACGATTTTGCCAAGTATCGGCAGTGGGGTTTGAGCCGCGGTTTCTTAGAAGTCGTCTCCGGGCCACTGGTACGTTCGTCCTATCGTGCCGACCGCGTGTTCGATCAGAACAACGCCGGGCTGGAGCAAACCGCTTAG
- a CDS encoding divalent metal cation transporter has translation MTTSTTTELGKESTVPRSTLLGAVFLMGTSSIGPAFITQTTVFTVQLGAAFAFAILVSTLLDIAVQLNVWRVVGVAGLRAQELGNRVMPGLGWLLSVLVFFGGVVFNIGNIAGTGLGANAMLGVDPKIGGTVSAAVAVGIFSVRRAGVALDRIVVVLGALMIALMVYVVFVSSPPVGMALKNTVWPEKVDFLVITTLVGGTVGGYITYAGAHRLLDSGVTGPGYVGEIAVNSVMGILIIGTMRVLLFLAILGVTAGGVALSGDNIAADAFRAASGEVGMRLFGIVLWAAAMTSVIGASFTSISFVTQSATSDRTRQWATVVLIVFCAATYAALGQAPQTLLIFAGAFNGLILPVGFGILLWVAWRRRDLLQGYAYPKWLLGIGVIAWLLTVYLGVSSLGGLAELVGL, from the coding sequence ATGACGACATCCACTACGACAGAACTGGGGAAGGAATCCACGGTTCCACGCAGCACGCTTTTGGGCGCGGTGTTCCTGATGGGCACGAGTTCGATCGGGCCGGCCTTCATCACGCAGACCACGGTGTTCACCGTGCAGCTCGGAGCAGCGTTCGCGTTCGCAATCCTGGTCTCGACGCTACTGGATATCGCAGTGCAGTTGAATGTCTGGCGCGTTGTGGGCGTTGCCGGTTTGCGCGCCCAGGAACTCGGCAATCGGGTGATGCCGGGGCTCGGTTGGCTCCTGTCGGTGCTCGTGTTTTTCGGCGGTGTCGTGTTCAATATCGGCAATATTGCCGGCACTGGCCTGGGCGCCAATGCGATGCTGGGTGTGGATCCGAAGATCGGCGGCACCGTGTCGGCGGCGGTCGCGGTGGGGATCTTTTCGGTGCGCCGAGCCGGGGTGGCGCTCGATCGCATCGTGGTGGTGCTGGGCGCATTGATGATCGCCCTGATGGTTTATGTCGTTTTTGTGTCGAGTCCGCCAGTCGGCATGGCGTTGAAAAACACGGTCTGGCCGGAGAAAGTCGATTTTCTGGTGATCACGACGCTGGTCGGCGGCACCGTGGGCGGCTATATCACCTACGCCGGGGCACATCGTCTGCTGGATTCCGGGGTGACGGGGCCGGGCTACGTTGGTGAAATCGCGGTGAACTCGGTGATGGGCATCCTCATCATCGGCACCATGCGTGTGCTGTTGTTTTTGGCCATTCTGGGCGTGACCGCCGGCGGTGTGGCGCTGTCCGGGGATAATATAGCGGCCGATGCGTTCCGGGCGGCGTCCGGCGAAGTGGGCATGCGGCTGTTTGGCATCGTGCTCTGGGCGGCGGCGATGACGTCGGTGATCGGTGCGTCGTTTACGTCGATTTCGTTTGTCACGCAGTCGGCGACATCCGACCGCACGCGCCAGTGGGCGACGGTCGTGTTAATCGTGTTCTGTGCGGCGACCTATGCCGCGCTGGGGCAAGCACCGCAGACGCTGTTGATCTTTGCCGGCGCGTTCAACGGACTGATTCTGCCGGTCGGCTTCGGGATACTACTCTGGGTGGCCTGGCGGCGCCGCGATCTGCTGCAAGGGTATGCCTATCCGAAATGGCTGCTCGGTATCGGCGTGATTGCCTGGTTGCTCACGGTCTATCTCGGTGTGAGTTCTTTGGGCGGCTTGGCCGAGTTGGTGGGGTTATGA
- a CDS encoding DUF969 domain-containing protein, with protein MEYWPLIGVVVVIIGFALRINALAVVTVAGLVTGLAAGMSPHKVVSALGGAYLENRYLAVIWIILPVIGLLERNGLREQAQRLIARVRQATTGRLLTFYLLFRQITSALGLLSLCGHPQMVRPLIAPMAEASTETRYGSVEPALRHRIRAHAAAVDNIGAFFGEDIFIAVGSILLMKGFLASHGFDIAPLDFARWAVPSAVCAFGVHGLRLWLLDRDIARTKTVTSVANNAEVNS; from the coding sequence ATGGAATACTGGCCGCTGATCGGTGTCGTCGTCGTTATTATCGGCTTTGCCCTGCGTATCAACGCGCTTGCTGTCGTTACTGTTGCGGGCCTGGTCACTGGCCTGGCAGCTGGCATGAGTCCACATAAAGTGGTGTCTGCGTTAGGTGGTGCTTATCTTGAAAATCGATATTTAGCTGTTATTTGGATAATTTTGCCCGTAATCGGCTTGCTGGAGCGCAATGGGCTGCGTGAGCAGGCTCAGAGGCTGATTGCGCGAGTTCGTCAGGCCACCACGGGGCGCTTATTGACGTTCTATCTGCTATTTCGCCAGATTACATCGGCATTGGGGTTGCTATCGCTATGCGGCCACCCCCAAATGGTAAGGCCGCTGATTGCGCCTATGGCTGAAGCTTCAACTGAGACGCGCTACGGCTCGGTCGAGCCGGCATTACGCCACCGCATTCGCGCCCATGCGGCGGCTGTCGACAATATTGGTGCTTTTTTCGGTGAGGATATATTTATTGCCGTTGGGTCCATTTTGTTAATGAAAGGCTTTCTGGCCTCCCATGGTTTCGATATCGCGCCCCTGGATTTTGCGCGTTGGGCTGTCCCGAGTGCGGTCTGCGCTTTTGGTGTACATGGATTGCGATTATGGCTGCTGGATCGTGATATAGCTCGCACAAAGACAGTGACTAGCGTGGCGAACAATGCCGAGGTGAACTCGTGA
- a CDS encoding class I SAM-dependent methyltransferase has protein sequence MSSESDTQAAFKRTQDFGEKPTEVRQTNHYQDEYVHGFVERWDELIDWDGRAASEGRFFIDTLKRYGCKTVLDAAAGTGFHSVQLLKAGFDVTTVDGSPQMLIQAFNNAHERGLILSTVRSDWRWLSRDIAGRYDALICLGNSFTHIFDEHDRRRALAEFYSMLNHNGILILDQRNYDALLDGTSGPGHKYYYCGEHVSAEPDHVDNGLARFKYTFPGNDTFYLNMYPLRRDYVHKLMNDVGFQHVNTYGDFQSTYDNNSEPDFFIHVVEKAYRESDEDIISADWKAEPLPVEEYSDAVKTAQAYYNSDDAENFYASLWGGEDIHIGLYQSNDEPVIDASHRTVEHMAEQIGPSLRGAEVLDIGGGYGGSARYIAREYQAKVVSLNLSEVQNRRGRRQNLEQGLADQVRIVDGDFENIPYRDNSFDVVWSQDAMLHSGNRVRVLEEARRVLKPGGTLIFTDPMADDECPEGVLAPILARIQLDTMGSPGFYRKELNRLGFTERDFDVHTEQVSMHYGRVREELNKRADELVSNGTISQTYVDNMREGLGHWVDGGKAGYLAWGIMIFDG, from the coding sequence ATGAGTAGTGAATCGGACACACAAGCCGCATTCAAACGAACACAGGATTTCGGCGAAAAACCAACCGAAGTCCGCCAGACCAACCATTATCAGGACGAATACGTCCACGGATTCGTAGAGCGCTGGGACGAACTGATCGACTGGGACGGCCGCGCCGCCAGCGAAGGCCGCTTTTTCATCGACACCCTCAAGCGCTACGGCTGCAAAACCGTTCTCGATGCAGCCGCCGGCACCGGTTTCCATTCGGTGCAACTCTTAAAAGCCGGATTCGACGTCACGACCGTCGACGGCAGCCCACAAATGTTGATTCAGGCATTCAACAACGCACACGAGCGTGGCCTGATCCTATCTACAGTCCGCAGTGACTGGCGCTGGCTATCGCGCGACATCGCGGGGCGCTATGACGCTTTGATCTGTCTCGGCAACTCGTTCACACACATTTTCGACGAACACGATCGTCGCCGAGCGTTGGCCGAGTTCTATTCGATGCTCAACCATAACGGCATCCTAATCCTCGACCAGCGCAACTATGATGCGCTACTCGACGGCACCTCGGGACCAGGCCATAAGTATTATTACTGTGGCGAGCATGTCTCGGCCGAGCCCGACCACGTCGATAACGGACTGGCCCGGTTCAAATACACTTTCCCGGGCAATGACACGTTCTACCTGAACATGTATCCGCTGCGGCGCGACTACGTGCACAAGCTCATGAACGACGTCGGCTTCCAACACGTTAATACTTATGGTGACTTCCAGAGCACCTACGACAACAACAGTGAGCCGGACTTTTTCATCCACGTCGTCGAAAAGGCATACCGCGAGTCCGACGAGGACATTATCAGCGCCGACTGGAAAGCCGAACCGCTGCCGGTGGAAGAGTACTCGGACGCCGTCAAAACCGCGCAAGCTTATTACAATAGCGACGACGCCGAGAATTTCTATGCCAGCCTCTGGGGCGGCGAAGACATCCACATCGGCCTTTATCAGTCCAACGACGAGCCGGTGATCGATGCCAGCCATCGCACGGTCGAACACATGGCCGAACAGATCGGCCCGAGCCTGCGTGGCGCCGAAGTCCTGGATATCGGCGGCGGCTACGGCGGCTCGGCACGGTATATTGCACGTGAATACCAGGCCAAAGTGGTCTCGCTAAACCTAAGCGAAGTACAAAACCGCCGCGGCCGACGTCAGAACCTCGAACAAGGCCTCGCCGACCAAGTCCGGATTGTCGACGGCGACTTCGAAAACATCCCCTACCGGGATAACAGCTTCGATGTCGTCTGGTCACAGGACGCCATGCTGCACAGCGGCAACCGGGTTCGCGTACTCGAAGAAGCCCGGCGTGTACTAAAACCCGGCGGCACGTTGATCTTCACCGATCCGATGGCCGACGATGAATGCCCCGAGGGTGTCCTCGCGCCGATCCTGGCGCGTATCCAACTCGACACCATGGGCTCCCCCGGCTTTTACCGTAAAGAGCTAAACCGTCTCGGCTTCACCGAGCGCGACTTCGATGTGCATACCGAACAGGTCTCGATGCACTACGGCCGGGTGCGCGAAGAGTTGAACAAACGCGCTGACGAACTGGTATCGAACGGAACCATTTCCCAGACCTATGTCGATAACATGCGCGAGGGGCTCGGTCACTGGGTCGATGGCGGCAAAGCCGGCTACCTGGCCTGGGGCATCATGATTTTCGACGGTTGA